The Mastomys coucha isolate ucsf_1 unplaced genomic scaffold, UCSF_Mcou_1 pScaffold3, whole genome shotgun sequence DNA window GTTAACTGGAGTCCCCTCACTTACCCGCTGGATATCAGGGCAGCGGCTTTCTCCACACGGAGTTTCTTCCTGGGCTCCGTCAGGACTGACAGGGTGCCCAGGGAAACCTCGCTCTCATCGTCTAATTCTGCCAACACTCTATGAGCTGACTTCCTCCGGTTTCTTGTGGGTGGGGCAGGCGAAGCTCCCACTTCCCCAGGCTGAGTGGGAACAGCCAGGCCCTGTGGCCTGCCACCGCCACGGGAGAAGGTAAGAGGCTGGGGTTGGAGCTTACTGAGGCTGCCGATGGAATTGAGTATCAGTGTGGCCTTCCGGGCAGAGGAGAGGGTGCTGAGTGGTCTCTGAGGTGCCCCTTGCGGGGGCAGCATCGGCTGGAAACCACCCCCGGCGTCTCCCTTAGACCGAGGGACGGTTATAGCTGCAAAGTCCTGAGGTTTGACCCGGACTTGTTGGAACATGAAGTAGAACTCCGAGGAGCTGGTTCCTGCTGGCCCTTGGGGGCCAAAGGTCAGGAGGTCACCATCACTCAACTCCTGTCTGTGGCCCCTTGGGAGTCGGACATTATTGACCAAAGTCCCTGTTGATGGTGAAAAAGACACAAGGGAAATGACAAGAACAGGGACTGGCTTCTAGTCAGAAGTACCATGATCTGGCCACTCAATTTTCAGGGGAACGCAGGGTTAAGCATTAAACTCAAAAACCCCTCATGCAAGCTTCGTTGGCTAGGAACAAGCTTATTTTTCTCAACGACAATGGGGGGGGGcttcttttgtttgcttattaaACACATCTACCGATAAGcagcttatttctttttcttcctaagaCAGAGTCCCAGAACtctcgatcctcctgcctcagctcagaAGTGCTGAGGTCACAAGAGTATGCCACCATACTGGGCCTCTTGCTGTCATTCTTAGCCTCTTTGTGTCCCATTTCCCTTGGCTGCAAACGGTGTCCATCTGCATGTAACACAGGATAGGGCCTAGCCTATAAACGACAAGCACTCACTGTTGCCTGTTGGGGACTGATGTCCAGGACACCTCAGGTCAGGCATCTTCAAACCTTGAGTTTGACGTAGGAAGCTAAGAACTGAAGATGGAATACTGAATTGTAAACCCCAGCCTTTGTGGGCTGCCTTGGGTTGGGACAGAATGGTTGGTCACTGGAGCACTCATAAGTGCTTTAATGGGAACAAGGTGCTCCAGCAAACACAAAACCATCAAATCTGAGCTTAATACTAGATAGAATGCAGAATTTGATGACAGCCAGCCCCTCCCTCTTAGGTCCGGTGTAAGCTGAACCAGACAAGCAGGTTTAGTCCTGTGAAGAGCTGACAGAAGCATGAGCAGACAAGCAGGACCGTAACTGCTCACCAGAGGCACCCCTTACTCATGCCTACCTGGGCTGTCTGCTCTCTGCTTACCTTGGCTGCTATGGTTCTCCAGGCTCACCCTCCAGTCGTCCCCTTGGAGTTCAGCATGCAGCTCTGCATGGACCCCAGAGATGAGGCCGGGCTCCTGCTGGGGCCGCAGGGCCACATCACACAGGTCGGCCCTGCAGCCCAATCGATAGGTGCAGCCAGACTTGGATGGGGGGTGGAAGGTGTAGAGGTCCCCGCCCCTGCCGCCCCCTATGCGCAGCAGCTGGAAACAGGGCAGCATGGGGGGTGCCCCCTCTGCACCACTTCGCCCACTTCAGCAGT harbors:
- the Tcf19 gene encoding transcription factor 19 isoform X2, coding for MLPCFQLLRIGGGRGGDLYTFHPPSKSGCTYRLGCRADLCDVALRPQQEPGLISGVHAELHAELQGDDWRVSLENHSSQGTLVNNVRLPRGHRQELSDGDLLTFGPQGPAGTSSSEFYFMFQQVRVKPQDFAAITVPRSKGDAGGGFQPMLPPQGAPQRPLSTLSSARKATLILNSIGSLSKLQPQPLTFSRGGGRPQGLAVPTQPGEVGASPAPPTRNRRKSAHRVLAELDDESEVSLGTLSVLTEPRKKLRVEKAAALISSGE
- the Tcf19 gene encoding transcription factor 19 isoform X1; its protein translation is MLPCFQLLRIGGGRGGDLYTFHPPSKSGCTYRLGCRADLCDVALRPQQEPGLISGVHAELHAELQGDDWRVSLENHSSQVLSFLRQTQGLKMPDLRCPGHQSPTGNRTLVNNVRLPRGHRQELSDGDLLTFGPQGPAGTSSSEFYFMFQQVRVKPQDFAAITVPRSKGDAGGGFQPMLPPQGAPQRPLSTLSSARKATLILNSIGSLSKLQPQPLTFSRGGGRPQGLAVPTQPGEVGASPAPPTRNRRKSAHRVLAELDDESEVSLGTLSVLTEPRKKLRVEKAAALISSGE